One Candidatus Nitronauta litoralis genomic window, AGGCTCTGAAAAACCCGACGGAATTAAATACCAACCGGGTAAACGCTCAACAAGCCCGCCGAATTCTGGACCGGCTCGTGGGATACAAGATCAGCCCACTCCTTTGGAAAAAAATTCATCGCGGCTTGAGCGCCGGTAGGGTGCAGTCGGTTGCCCTTAGGATGATTTGCGAGCGGGAACAGGAAATCAAGGATTTCAAACAAGAAGAATACTGGAGTATCACCGCTGACCTTGAAGGAAGCAAAGAACCCACCTTTTCTGCCAAACTCCATAAAATTGGAGAGGACAAGGCCGAAATCGCTAACCAGAAGCAGGCTGAAGAACTGGTAGCCCAAACCGAGGGCAAAGACTTTAAACTGGAGGATGTTGTTAAAAAGGAGCGCAAGCGAAACCCGGTGGCTCCCTTTATCACCAGTTCCCTGCAACAGGAGGCGTCCCGAAAGCTAGGGTTTTCTCCAAAGAAAACCATGATGCTGGCCCAAAGGTTGTATGAAGGAGTCCCTCTTGAGGGCAAGGGAAATGTTGGCCTGATCACTTATATGAGAACGGATGCTACGCGCCTTGCTGACGAGGCTATCGAAGCCATTCGTGGGTATATTGTAGAAAAATTTGGGAAAGATTATCTGCCTGGAAAACCAAATGTCTATAAAAGTAAAAAATCAGCACAGGAAGCCCATGAAGCCATCCGCCCAACGGATGTCACTATTGAACCCAAAAGCTTAAAGCCGAAACTCGAAAAAGACCTGTACAGGTTGTACAACCTGATCTGGGCCAGAGCAGTCTCCTGTCAAATGGTCCCTGCCAAACTGGACACCACCCAGTTTGATATCAAATGCGGTGATCTGGTGTTCCGCGCCAATGGTTCGGTCATTAAATTTCATGGCTTCATGAAAGTCTATGTTGAAGACGCGGAAGAGGAGGCTCAGTCAAAAAACGTGAAAGAGGGTGAGGAGCAAAAAGGCAAGCCCGGAGAAAAAGTTTTACCTGACCTTCCCAAAGGCGAAATGTTAAAGCTCCTGAAAATAGATCCGGAGCAACATTTTACCCAGCCTCCACCTCGGTTTTCTGAGGCCATGCTCGTAAAGGAGCTGGAAGCTCGTGGAATCGGCCGACCCAGTACTTATGCATCGATCATAAGTGTTATCAAAGATCGGGATTACGTCCGGAACGAAGAAAAGCGGCTTTCACCCACCGAATTAGGGGTCATGGTCAGTGAAATGCTGGTGGAGAATTTTCCCGATATCCTGACAGAAAAATTTACTGCGGAGCTTGAAGGCAATCTAGACCTCATAGAGGAGGGAAAATCTGAATGGGTTGATACCCTGCGGAATTTTTATGGGCCTTTTGAGAAAAACCTGGTTGAAGCAGAAAAGAAAATGAAGGATGTCAAAAGCCAGGTAGAAGAAACTGACGAGGTTTGTGAAAAATGCAATCAGCCCATGATTATTAAGTGGGGAAGATTTGGTAAATTCATGGCTTGTTCCGGCTATCCTGATTGCAAAAACACTCGTGAGGTCAAGAAACCTGGTCAGGAGGAGGAAGAGGCTCCTCAGGAAATTGAAGGAGAATGCGATAAGTGCGGAGGTTCTCTTGTACTCAAAATGGGAAGATTTGGAAAATTCCTGGCCTGTTCGAAATATCCTGATTGTAAATTCACTAAACCCCTCAGTCTCGGAATTGACTGCCCGGAGGAATCCTGTAAAGGTTACGTGACATCCCGCCGTTCCAAAAAAGGGCGAACATTTTACGGTTGTAGCGCGTATCCTGATTGCTCTTTTGTTTCCTGGGACAAGCCCGTTCCAGAGCCATGCCCGGAAAAAGATTGCGATAGCAAATTCATGGTGGAAAAATGGAAGAAGAATGAGGGTGCCTCTATTATTTGTCCCAAGTGCAAATTTAAAAAATCTGAAGAAGCCGCTTAACAGTTTTACCGGACCCTCCCTATGAACTCATTTCTAACGGTGGTTGGGGCTGGACTTGCCGGTTCCGAAGCGGCCTGGCAGGCTGCAGAAAACGGAGTTCCCGTTGTCCTTTATGAAATGCGGCCCAATCAGCCTACTCCCGTTCATAAAACCAGCCAATGCGCTGAACTGGTTTGCAGTAATTCACTGGGGTCGCTGAACGAAACCTCGGCTCCCTACCTGTTAAAAAAAGAACTGCGAAATTTAAACTCCCTTGTCATAAAGGCAGCAGACCAACATGCCGTCCCCGCCGGTGCTGCATTGGCCGTGGATCGCGATTTGTTTTCTGCCGAGATAACCCGACACCTTGAAAACCACCCCAATATCACTTTCAAAAGGGAAGAAATAGAAAAAATCCCCGATGAAGGGCCGGTCGTAATCGCAACGGGTCCGCTCACCTCTCCTTCTTTATCCAGTGAAATTGCAAAGTTGATGGGTGATGAATATCTCTATTTTTACGACGCGCTGTCTCCCATTGTGGATGCCAATACAATAGACACTTCCAAAGCCTTTTTTGCTTCCAGATATGGCAAAGGGACGGCTGATTATTTAAATTGTGGGATGACCCGGGAACAATACGATGCTTTTCTGGATGCTCTTCTCAAAGCTGAAAAAGTGGCGCTAAAAGAATTTGAGAAGCCGGTCTACTTTGAGGGCTGCATGCCCATTGAGGAACTGGCATCACGTGGCCACAAGACTCTGGCATTTGGTCCGATGAAACCGGTCGGGTTAAACCATCCTGTAACCGGAGAACGATTTTATGCAGTGGTCCAACTAAGAAAAGAAAACAAGGAAGGTACGGCCTATAATATAGTAGGCTTCCAAACCAAACTCACATATCCAGGCCAAAAAGAAATATTTCGAATGATCCCTGGTCTGGAGAAAGCGGAATTTTTTCGCTACGGCGCCATTCACCGGAATACCTACGTCAATGCACCCGAATTACTGGATCTTAATTTTCAGGTTAAAGAAAAACCAGGTCTTTATTTTGCAGGGCAAATTGTTGGAGTAGAAGGGTATGTGGAATCCTGCGCCATGGGAGCCATGGCAGGGTTATCCGGATCAAGACAAATCCAGGGCAAACCTTTCAAACTTCCTCCGGGGGATACTGCGATTGGTTCCTTATTAAAACACGTTCTTGAAAAAGGGAAGGGAAGCTTCCAGCCTATGAATATAAATTTTGGTCTCTTTACTGGCAAGGAAACCCGCATACGGGACAAAAAATTGCGAAATGCGGCGATAGTCGAGAGAGCACTAAATGCTCAAGAGGATTGGTTGGAAAATTTAAAAAGCTGACAATTAATACTGCTAAACGATACAAACTGCCATGACCTGTTTGAGGTCGCAGTCCCCTTTGAAGATTTTCTTAATCCCATCCTGTTTCAGGGTAGTCATACCATCGCTTAAAGCTTGCTCACGTAATTCTTCGACGAGGGATTTTTTCATAATCATCCGTTTGATCTCATCTGTTCCTTCTAGCAACTCATGCAGACCAGTTCTTCCTGCATAACCGGTATTGCCGCACTTATCACAACCCTTTGGACCTTTTAAAGTCAGGTCGTCCGTATATTCTATTCCTACATTTTTCATAAATAATTCTTCACTACCATATTCTTTGACAAGAGTATCGTATTCGTCGCGGCCAGGATGATAGTCCTCCTTGCATTTCTTACAAAGCGTTCTCACCAGACGCTGGGCCACAATCAGGAGCAATGCATCTGCAAAATTCAGCGGATTCATTCCCATGTCCAAAAGACGAGTAATGGTTTCGGGAGCTGAGTTGGTATGCAGAGTACTGAAAACAAGGTGACCCGTGAGGGAAGCCTCTAATCCAATAGCACAGGTTTCGGCATCCCGCATTTCACCCACCATGATGACGTCAGGGTCAGCTCGGAGGAAGGATTTCATTGCCCTTGCAAAGTTCAACCCGATCTTGGGATGCATCTGGACCTGTCTTAAACCCCTTTGTGTGATTTCCACAGGATCTTCTGCCGTCCAGATTTTACGATCAGGTTTGTTGATGAATCCAAGTGTTGAGTGAAGAGTTGTCGTTTTACCAGATCCCGTCGGGCCCACCACCAGGATAAGACCGTATGGCTTTGCAGCCAGACGTTGAATCAGCTCCAGGTTTCTTTGGGCAAAATTCATTCCTTCAAGAGGAATTGGTTTGCTGGCTGCCAGAATACGTAAGACCGCATCCTCATTTCCGCCAACTGTCGGACATGTCGCAACGCGGTATTCAATATCCTTCCTGCCGTATTTCATTTTGATTTTGCCATCCTGGGGGAGACGTCTTTCGGCAATATCCAGCTTAGACATAATCTTGATACGGGACAAAATCGCTTGTTTGTATAGAGGAGGAATTTCCTGGTATATCCGACAGGAGCCATCCTTGCGATAACGAACCAGCATATTGTCCTTACCCACGCCGGGTTCAAGGTGAATATCTGAAATTCCCTGGTCGTAAGCGTCGATTAAAATTTTGTTTACAAGCTTAATGATAGTGTTATCAGCTTCATTGATTGCATTTATTTCATCATCATCGTCATCGATGGTTTCAACACCATCATCTTTTTCACTTTGCAGCGCGTCCAGGAGGGAGGACATTTCACCGATTCCAGCCCCCTCCTCATCGTCCTCTTCAACCGTATCATCGGCCAGGGTTCCCGTAAGAAAGTCATGAATATCAGCTTTCAAAGAAACCTTGAACTCTAATTCATGTTTTGCAAATATCAATTTTATGTTCTGGATTTTATCCTGATTAAGTGGATTATCTATCAGGATAGTTACCTTTTTGCCTTCTCTTCCTATTGGTACCCAGGCATTTTTTTGCAGAAAATTCAGGTTCAATCCTTCAAACAAGGAGGAGGGTAGAACCGTTCCCTGCTCATATCCCACATAAGAAACATTGTAAAAATTCTCAAGTGACTTCCCCAGGTCATTTCTGGAAATTTTGAGTTCACCAAGCAATAGTTGCTCAATATCAATCTGGTTTCGTCTTGCTTTTCCTATAGCTTGGTTTAATTCAGTATCTGAAAGGATTCCATTGTTGATTAAGTATGAAAACTTGGTTGGTTTTTGTTGTACAAACTTGGTCTGGTTAAAAAATGCCAGGCCAATCGTTTCAGCTATAGAAGTCGCGTTTTTCTCGTCGTTTGAAGTGAAGGGAGCACCTGAATGTTTATTGATCAACTGAAGAACACCCATGAGACGGTTCTGGTTCATCATGGGAACCACTAGCATGTTCTGGGTTTTGAATCCGGATTTTTTGTCCCACGAACTGTCAAATGACAATTCCGAGTGGAATGCCTGTAGCTCGTTTTGATCGTAAACATTCTTGATGACCACCGCTTTTTGGGCCATGGCCACACAACCGGCTATACTTTGCGGGGCAATGGGGACACGAATTTCATTTACCGTATCACCCGATTTCATTTTTGAGTAAATCTCATTCTTGGGCTGGTCTACAGCATATATTGTCATCAACTCCGCGTCGAATAGCTCCAGGATGGAGGGCTTGAGTTCAATTAAAATTTCATCCACATTTTTAGCAGAGTGGATGGCATTAACGATTGAAACCATTTTCTCCTGGGAGTTCTGTCCGCCCCCAGCGGACCCTGAACCATTACTCACTTCATCCAATTTGGTTACCATTAAACCGAGAGGGATCGATAAGTCTTTGGCGGTTTTAAAGTCTTCATCGGAAAACTTTCCGTTTCCCTTTTTATTGATGATCTCTATCACCCCCACCAGTTTTTTATTGTGGGCAAGGGGAGCGACAATCAATGATTTTGTGGTGAATCCTGATTCGCCGTCCAGCGCTGATCCGAGGTCCATATTCGGGTTGTACATGGCAAGTTCAGCCTTGGAATTAACATCTGAAATGTTAAGAGCTTTGCCACTGGTGACCACATGGCCGACAATTGTTTTAGGCGAAATATCTTGTCTGATTTCGCCAACTCCGTTGCCGAGATGATTTCGGGAAACAAGTTGCTTGGTTGCCCGTTCCAGGCTGAAAAGCACAATAGCCTCTGACTCAAATAACTCTTTAAGCTCATCTATGATATTAGGCACCACAGTAGACAGGTCACTTGCAGAATTTATTCGGGAGGTAAGTGATTTAACTTTTTCTCCCGCAGTTGTGGTTGCCATGGATTATCTCGATATTTTGAGGTTAGCAAATTTGACTACACAGTATAGTGCGCTTATAAAACCTTGCATTTCCGCATTATTATCTTACTGACTTTGCCCTTTAGGTTCAACGACTTTTTGTTTGATCGGGTTAGGGAGAACAAACACATAAAGCTTAAAAGAGTAAGACCAGGATTTCGAGTAGTCGAAATTTTTTTGAAAGAGGGGAGGTTAGGCTAAAATAAAAAAAGCCGGGTGCATTGAAAAACAGAAAATACTTTTTAAAATCAAATATCCAAGTCCTGGAAAAAAGGCGCTTTTTCCTTAATAAAAACGAATCGAGAGCCCGGGTCCTTTCCCATGAGGCGATCAAACAGATCACTGGTTTTTTCCTGGTCTTCAATTTTCACTTGAATAAGGGTTCGTTTTGACTTGTCCATGGTAGTCGATTTTAAATCGGCCGCTGGCATTTCGCCCAATCCCTTAAACCGACCAATCTCGTGCTTCGAACCATTAAGTTTCTCAACAATGGAATCCTTTTCTTGATCATCCAAAGCATAAAAGGATTTTTTACCTGCATCAATTCGATACAACGGTGGCTGGGCAATGAATAAATTTCCATTTTCAATAATCTGCGGCATATACCTGAAGAAAAAAGTGAGTAGAAGGGTACAAATGTGAGCACCATCTACATCAGCATCTGTCATTAAAATAATCTTTCCATAACGCAACTTACTATAATCAAATTTGGGTTCAATCCCAGTGCCAAGGGCGGAAACAATATTCTTTATTTCCGTATTTGCCAAAATTTTGTCCAGGGTCGCCGTTTCAACGTTTAGAATTTTTCCGCGGATAGGGAGAATCGCCTGGGTCTTCCTGTCCCGTGCCTGCTTACTGGACCCTCCGGCAGACTCACCTTCACATATAAAAAGCTCCGATTCCTGCATAACAGTTGAGGCACAATCGGAAAGTTTTCCCGGAAGGTTCAGGCGGTGGGAAATGTTACTCTTTCTTTGAACCGCGTCTTTTGCCAGGCGGGAAGCAATACGTGCCTGCGCCGCCAAAACCACACGGTTGGCTACTTGATCTCCAATAGTCTGGTTATCAAGAAGAAAATGTTCCAGAGAATGTTTTACGACCGACTCAACCTGTGAGGCTATATCCGAATTCAATCGGCCTTTGGTCTGCCCCTGGAATTCAACCTCCCCTTGCAGGTAAACATTTAGAATGGCAATCAAACCTTCTTTCACATCTTCCCCGGTAATACTTGGAACCCCTTTTGGAAGAAGGCTGCGCCGCTCTATATAAGATTTCAAAGCGCGGGTCATCCCATTTCTGAAACCTGTTTCATGCGTTCCACCATCAATCGTCCGGATTGCGTTCGCATAAGAATAGATCTGTGATTCAGTATTTGAGGTCCATATAAAAGCAAACTCCATCCTCAGTTTGTCAGCTTCCTTTTCTACATAAAAAGGATCAGGTGACAGGATCGGTTTCCCATCCGTTAATTTTCTCAGGTAGTCTTTAATACCCTCAGGATATTGAAACGAATGGTTGTTCTTTCCTTCTTTTACCAGGATTTTAAGCCCTTTATTCAGGAATGCCTTGGATTCTGCCTGTTCTAAAATCAGTTTGACGTTGAAGTCTGTTTTCTTGAAAATCTTGGGATCCGGGCTAAAGGTTATCCGCGTTCCCTTGTTCCGGGTCTTGGGCCCTTTTTTAAGTTTC contains:
- the topA gene encoding type I DNA topoisomerase; its protein translation is MGKSLLIVESPTKVDTLKKIVGKNFIIKASVGHIKDLPKKDLGVDIENDFSPKYITIRGKGKILSALKAAAKKVDDVYLAPDPDREGEAIAYHILNEVAPLVKGKVYRVMFNEITKKGVTEALKNPTELNTNRVNAQQARRILDRLVGYKISPLLWKKIHRGLSAGRVQSVALRMICEREQEIKDFKQEEYWSITADLEGSKEPTFSAKLHKIGEDKAEIANQKQAEELVAQTEGKDFKLEDVVKKERKRNPVAPFITSSLQQEASRKLGFSPKKTMMLAQRLYEGVPLEGKGNVGLITYMRTDATRLADEAIEAIRGYIVEKFGKDYLPGKPNVYKSKKSAQEAHEAIRPTDVTIEPKSLKPKLEKDLYRLYNLIWARAVSCQMVPAKLDTTQFDIKCGDLVFRANGSVIKFHGFMKVYVEDAEEEAQSKNVKEGEEQKGKPGEKVLPDLPKGEMLKLLKIDPEQHFTQPPPRFSEAMLVKELEARGIGRPSTYASIISVIKDRDYVRNEEKRLSPTELGVMVSEMLVENFPDILTEKFTAELEGNLDLIEEGKSEWVDTLRNFYGPFEKNLVEAEKKMKDVKSQVEETDEVCEKCNQPMIIKWGRFGKFMACSGYPDCKNTREVKKPGQEEEEAPQEIEGECDKCGGSLVLKMGRFGKFLACSKYPDCKFTKPLSLGIDCPEESCKGYVTSRRSKKGRTFYGCSAYPDCSFVSWDKPVPEPCPEKDCDSKFMVEKWKKNEGASIICPKCKFKKSEEAA
- a CDS encoding methylenetetrahydrofolate--tRNA-(uracil(54)-C(5))-methyltransferase (FADH(2)-oxidizing) TrmFO; the encoded protein is MNSFLTVVGAGLAGSEAAWQAAENGVPVVLYEMRPNQPTPVHKTSQCAELVCSNSLGSLNETSAPYLLKKELRNLNSLVIKAADQHAVPAGAALAVDRDLFSAEITRHLENHPNITFKREEIEKIPDEGPVVIATGPLTSPSLSSEIAKLMGDEYLYFYDALSPIVDANTIDTSKAFFASRYGKGTADYLNCGMTREQYDAFLDALLKAEKVALKEFEKPVYFEGCMPIEELASRGHKTLAFGPMKPVGLNHPVTGERFYAVVQLRKENKEGTAYNIVGFQTKLTYPGQKEIFRMIPGLEKAEFFRYGAIHRNTYVNAPELLDLNFQVKEKPGLYFAGQIVGVEGYVESCAMGAMAGLSGSRQIQGKPFKLPPGDTAIGSLLKHVLEKGKGSFQPMNINFGLFTGKETRIRDKKLRNAAIVERALNAQEDWLENLKS
- a CDS encoding GspE/PulE family protein encodes the protein MATTTAGEKVKSLTSRINSASDLSTVVPNIIDELKELFESEAIVLFSLERATKQLVSRNHLGNGVGEIRQDISPKTIVGHVVTSGKALNISDVNSKAELAMYNPNMDLGSALDGESGFTTKSLIVAPLAHNKKLVGVIEIINKKGNGKFSDEDFKTAKDLSIPLGLMVTKLDEVSNGSGSAGGGQNSQEKMVSIVNAIHSAKNVDEILIELKPSILELFDAELMTIYAVDQPKNEIYSKMKSGDTVNEIRVPIAPQSIAGCVAMAQKAVVIKNVYDQNELQAFHSELSFDSSWDKKSGFKTQNMLVVPMMNQNRLMGVLQLINKHSGAPFTSNDEKNATSIAETIGLAFFNQTKFVQQKPTKFSYLINNGILSDTELNQAIGKARRNQIDIEQLLLGELKISRNDLGKSLENFYNVSYVGYEQGTVLPSSLFEGLNLNFLQKNAWVPIGREGKKVTILIDNPLNQDKIQNIKLIFAKHELEFKVSLKADIHDFLTGTLADDTVEEDDEEGAGIGEMSSLLDALQSEKDDGVETIDDDDDEINAINEADNTIIKLVNKILIDAYDQGISDIHLEPGVGKDNMLVRYRKDGSCRIYQEIPPLYKQAILSRIKIMSKLDIAERRLPQDGKIKMKYGRKDIEYRVATCPTVGGNEDAVLRILAASKPIPLEGMNFAQRNLELIQRLAAKPYGLILVVGPTGSGKTTTLHSTLGFINKPDRKIWTAEDPVEITQRGLRQVQMHPKIGLNFARAMKSFLRADPDVIMVGEMRDAETCAIGLEASLTGHLVFSTLHTNSAPETITRLLDMGMNPLNFADALLLIVAQRLVRTLCKKCKEDYHPGRDEYDTLVKEYGSEELFMKNVGIEYTDDLTLKGPKGCDKCGNTGYAGRTGLHELLEGTDEIKRMIMKKSLVEELREQALSDGMTTLKQDGIKKIFKGDCDLKQVMAVCIV
- a CDS encoding DNA gyrase subunit B, with product MSDYKAKDIQVLEGLEPVRRRPGMYIGSTSSTGLHHLVWEILDNAVDEALNGHCTIIEINLLDSNRISIKDNGRGVPVDQYKKTKKSAMEILFTTLHSGGKFDEGSYKVSGGLHGVGMAVVCALSKSLVSTSYREGHEWTQEYSQGKPKTKLKKGPKTRNKGTRITFSPDPKIFKKTDFNVKLILEQAESKAFLNKGLKILVKEGKNNHSFQYPEGIKDYLRKLTDGKPILSPDPFYVEKEADKLRMEFAFIWTSNTESQIYSYANAIRTIDGGTHETGFRNGMTRALKSYIERRSLLPKGVPSITGEDVKEGLIAILNVYLQGEVEFQGQTKGRLNSDIASQVESVVKHSLEHFLLDNQTIGDQVANRVVLAAQARIASRLAKDAVQRKSNISHRLNLPGKLSDCASTVMQESELFICEGESAGGSSKQARDRKTQAILPIRGKILNVETATLDKILANTEIKNIVSALGTGIEPKFDYSKLRYGKIILMTDADVDGAHICTLLLTFFFRYMPQIIENGNLFIAQPPLYRIDAGKKSFYALDDQEKDSIVEKLNGSKHEIGRFKGLGEMPAADLKSTTMDKSKRTLIQVKIEDQEKTSDLFDRLMGKDPGSRFVFIKEKAPFFQDLDI